A window from Herbaspirillum sp. meg3 encodes these proteins:
- a CDS encoding DHA2 family efflux MFS transporter permease subunit codes for MTAGQNSSRLHWLPFIVAATFFMEYLDTTIIATALPQMAQAFKVGPNELSLGMTAYMLTLAVFIPISGWVADRLGSRTVFGSAIVIFTLASVLCGISGSVFEFTAARILQGMGGALMVPVGRLIVVRNTSKDKLMQAISTITWPAIVAPVVGPSLGGFITTYFSWHWIFLINVPFGIAALIAVAKLVPNERGTQRRPLDMVGFFLSGTALTSLLYGTELASHTETNLTVAILFILAGIVLGVFSYRHGMRSEHPLLDYSTLKVPTFNVTVVAGSFTRIGIEAVPYLLPLLFQIGFGLSAFHSGLLLLASALGNLGMKMFTTRVLQRFGFRRVALNNAAIAGVFVLACGLLTATTPVPVVLMTIFIYGLSRSMQFTTLATLAYADVSEAQKSAASTLWSVAQQMTIGMGIAFGALALRIASYFNGGADLASGEAHFSVTDFHWAFAMAGVLTLCSALGYRTLAKDAGNNLGGGARANAKGR; via the coding sequence ATGACAGCCGGACAGAATTCATCGCGCTTGCATTGGTTGCCTTTCATTGTGGCCGCGACCTTCTTCATGGAATACCTCGACACCACCATCATCGCGACAGCATTGCCGCAGATGGCGCAGGCGTTCAAGGTGGGGCCGAATGAATTGAGTCTGGGCATGACTGCCTACATGCTGACGCTGGCGGTATTCATCCCGATCAGCGGCTGGGTGGCGGATCGTCTCGGTTCGCGCACGGTGTTCGGCTCGGCGATTGTGATCTTTACGCTGGCGTCGGTGTTGTGCGGCATCTCCGGCAGCGTGTTCGAGTTCACGGCGGCGCGTATCTTGCAGGGCATGGGCGGCGCGCTGATGGTGCCGGTCGGTCGTCTGATCGTGGTGCGCAATACCAGCAAGGACAAGCTGATGCAGGCGATTTCAACCATCACTTGGCCGGCGATTGTGGCGCCGGTGGTGGGGCCGTCTCTCGGTGGATTTATCACCACCTATTTTTCCTGGCACTGGATCTTCCTGATCAATGTGCCGTTCGGTATCGCTGCGCTGATCGCGGTGGCGAAGCTGGTTCCCAATGAGCGCGGCACGCAGCGCCGTCCGCTGGACATGGTTGGCTTCTTCCTGAGCGGTACGGCGCTGACCTCGCTGCTGTATGGCACCGAGCTGGCCAGCCACACCGAAACCAATCTGACCGTCGCGATTCTGTTCATCCTCGCAGGCATCGTGCTAGGCGTGTTTTCGTATCGTCACGGCATGCGCAGCGAACATCCTTTGCTCGATTATTCGACGCTCAAGGTGCCGACTTTCAACGTCACTGTTGTCGCGGGTTCATTCACGCGCATCGGTATCGAAGCGGTGCCGTATTTATTGCCGCTGCTGTTTCAGATCGGGTTTGGCTTGTCGGCCTTTCACTCCGGGTTGTTGCTGCTGGCGAGTGCACTGGGCAACCTGGGCATGAAGATGTTCACCACGCGCGTGCTGCAGCGTTTTGGGTTCCGCCGCGTGGCGCTGAACAATGCGGCCATTGCCGGCGTGTTCGTGCTGGCTTGCGGCTTACTCACTGCGACTACCCCGGTGCCGGTGGTATTGATGACGATCTTCATTTATGGTTTATCGCGCTCGATGCAATTCACCACGCTGGCGACCCTGGCTTATGCAGATGTAAGTGAAGCGCAAAAGAGTGCAGCGTCAACCTTGTGGAGCGTGGCGCAGCAGATGACTATCGGCATGGGGATTGCGTTCGGCGCGCTGGCGTTGCGCATCGCTTCTTACTTTAATGGCGGCGCCGATCTCGCCAGCGGCGAAGCGCATTTTTCGGTGACCGATTTTCACTGGGCGTTTGCCATGGCGGGTGTGTTGACGCTGTGCTCGGCGCTCGGCTATCGGACGCTCGCGAAAGATGCCGGTAATAACCTTGGCGGTGGCGCACGCGCCAATGCCAAGGGTCGCTAA
- a CDS encoding LysR family transcriptional regulator — MESLTSIECFVASAEAGSFSAAARRLGLTSAAVGKNVARLESNLGVRLFQRSTRSLRLTEAGERFLQEVSGGLSSIQSAVANLASAGGQPAGVLKVSMGTGFGREYIVPLLSGFLERYPAISPDWHFDNRPVDLITEGFDAAIGGGIELPPGIVARELAPAHRVLLASPAYLTQRPAINTPDDLEQHDGILIRSPQTGRIRAWTLRNRDGAQSPINLKVKMTMSDPNAACEAAQMGLGITLTAMPHAVVYMKSGALVRVLPDWHVDGGMLALYFAAARLLPAKTRVFVDYVVEHFRREELARRFSAIESV; from the coding sequence ATGGAATCCCTGACCAGCATTGAGTGTTTTGTCGCCTCCGCCGAAGCCGGCAGCTTCTCCGCAGCCGCACGGCGACTCGGCCTGACCTCTGCCGCCGTCGGCAAGAACGTCGCCCGGCTAGAGTCCAATCTGGGCGTACGGCTGTTTCAGCGCAGCACGCGCAGCCTGCGCCTGACCGAAGCCGGGGAAAGGTTTCTGCAGGAAGTCAGCGGCGGCCTGTCCAGTATCCAGAGCGCGGTCGCCAATCTGGCCAGCGCAGGCGGTCAGCCGGCCGGCGTGTTGAAGGTCAGCATGGGGACGGGATTCGGGCGTGAATATATCGTGCCGCTGCTGAGCGGATTTCTGGAGCGCTACCCGGCCATCTCGCCGGACTGGCATTTTGACAATCGCCCTGTGGATTTGATTACAGAAGGCTTTGACGCCGCCATCGGCGGTGGCATCGAACTGCCACCCGGCATCGTCGCGCGCGAACTGGCGCCGGCACATCGGGTGCTGCTGGCGTCGCCAGCCTATCTGACGCAACGCCCCGCAATCAACACGCCCGACGATCTGGAACAGCACGACGGCATCCTGATCCGCTCACCGCAAACCGGCCGCATCCGTGCCTGGACCTTGCGCAATCGCGACGGCGCGCAGTCCCCGATCAATCTGAAAGTGAAGATGACGATGAGTGACCCGAACGCGGCATGCGAGGCTGCGCAAATGGGGCTGGGCATCACGCTGACAGCAATGCCCCATGCGGTGGTATATATGAAGAGCGGCGCACTGGTGCGGGTGCTGCCGGATTGGCACGTCGACGGCGGGATGCTCGCGCTCTACTTCGCCGCGGCGCGGCTGTTGCCGGCCAAGACGCGCGTGTTCGTCGACTATGTGGTGGAACACTTCCGCCGCGAAGAACTGGCACGGCGTTTCTCCGCCATCGAATCAGTCTAG
- a CDS encoding LysE family translocator produces MIPLNDLMIFALAALVLVLTPGPNMMYCVSRSICQGRAAGMISLLGVAAGFIVHMLAATFGLTALFLAVPLAYDLIKYLGAAYLLWMAWNALKPGGAPPFQTQNLPHDSNATLFRMGFLTNLLNPKAAMFYMSFLPQFIHPEHGHVMLQSLTLGVTQITVSFVVNGLLILTASAIAGFFSNNPGWMRAQRYIMGLTLGALAVRLAIDQRK; encoded by the coding sequence ATGATCCCCTTGAACGACCTGATGATTTTTGCGTTGGCCGCATTGGTGCTGGTGCTCACGCCCGGCCCTAATATGATGTATTGCGTGTCGCGCTCGATCTGCCAGGGTCGTGCAGCGGGCATGATTTCGCTACTGGGCGTGGCGGCCGGTTTCATCGTGCATATGCTGGCGGCCACCTTCGGATTGACGGCATTGTTCCTGGCGGTGCCGCTGGCTTACGACCTGATCAAGTATCTCGGCGCAGCCTATCTTTTATGGATGGCGTGGAATGCGCTCAAGCCGGGCGGTGCGCCGCCGTTTCAGACACAAAACCTGCCGCACGACAGCAACGCGACCTTGTTCCGCATGGGTTTTTTGACAAATCTGCTCAATCCCAAGGCGGCGATGTTCTACATGTCCTTCCTGCCACAGTTCATTCACCCTGAACATGGTCATGTCATGCTGCAAAGCCTGACACTGGGTGTGACGCAGATCACCGTCAGCTTCGTCGTCAACGGCTTGCTGATTCTGACCGCCAGCGCCATCGCCGGTTTCTTTTCGAACAATCCGGGCTGGATGCGGGCGCAACGCTACATCATGGGACTAACGCTCGGCGCACTGGCGGTTCGACTTGCCATTGATCAACGTAAGTAA
- the trpD gene encoding anthranilate phosphoribosyltransferase, protein MSITPQEALLRCIEHREIFHDEMLTLFRQIMSGDMSPVMIAALTMGLRVKKESIGEIAAAAQVMREFATKVPMADTSNLLDIVGTGGDGAHTFNISTATMFVAAAAGARVAKHGGRSVSSSSGSADVLEALGADINLQPEQVAQSIAQTGIGFMFAPNHHAAMKHAAPVRKELGVRTIFNILGPLTNPAGAPNILMGVFHPDLVGIQVRVLQRLGAQHAIVVWGRDNLDEVTLGGATMIGELVNGEIREYEIHPEDFGMSMFASRNLQVANAAESKEKIFEALKGVPGPVHDIVAINAGTALYAAGVAASIEEGLNKARATIASGAALAKVEQFVNVTRQLGGKN, encoded by the coding sequence ATGTCCATCACGCCACAAGAAGCCTTACTTCGCTGCATCGAGCATCGCGAAATTTTCCACGACGAAATGCTGACGCTGTTCCGTCAAATCATGAGCGGCGACATGTCGCCGGTCATGATCGCCGCGCTCACCATGGGCCTGCGCGTCAAGAAAGAAAGCATCGGCGAAATCGCTGCCGCAGCCCAAGTCATGCGCGAGTTCGCCACCAAGGTACCGATGGCCGACACCAGCAACTTGCTCGACATCGTCGGTACCGGGGGAGATGGCGCACATACCTTCAACATTTCTACTGCGACCATGTTCGTCGCTGCCGCTGCCGGCGCGCGCGTCGCCAAACATGGCGGCCGTAGCGTGTCGTCGTCGTCGGGCAGCGCCGATGTGCTCGAAGCGCTGGGCGCCGACATCAACCTGCAACCGGAACAAGTCGCACAATCGATCGCCCAGACCGGTATCGGCTTCATGTTCGCGCCCAACCACCACGCCGCGATGAAACACGCTGCGCCGGTGCGCAAGGAACTGGGTGTACGCACCATCTTCAACATCCTCGGACCGCTGACCAACCCTGCCGGTGCGCCGAATATCCTGATGGGCGTGTTCCATCCGGATCTGGTCGGCATCCAGGTACGTGTGCTGCAACGCCTGGGCGCGCAACATGCAATCGTAGTCTGGGGCCGCGACAATCTGGACGAAGTCACACTGGGCGGCGCGACCATGATCGGTGAGCTGGTCAACGGCGAAATCCGCGAATATGAGATCCATCCGGAAGACTTTGGCATGAGCATGTTCGCCAGCCGTAACCTGCAGGTCGCGAACGCCGCCGAGTCAAAGGAAAAAATCTTCGAAGCGCTCAAGGGCGTACCCGGTCCGGTACACGATATCGTCGCCATCAACGCCGGCACGGCATTGTATGCAGCCGGCGTCGCGGCATCGATTGAAGAAGGCCTGAACAAGGCACGCGCGACCATTGCTTCCGGTGCGGCGCTGGCCAAGGTCGAGCAATTTGTGAATGTGACACGGCAACTGGGCGGCAAAAACTAA
- the ubiB gene encoding ubiquinone biosynthesis regulatory protein kinase UbiB, producing the protein MLLRSLRLFKIVRVAIRYGLDEIAISGFDTPRITRFLNAIFFWRDISTPRGERLRRALEDLGPIFVKFGQVLSTRRDLLPLDIADELTRLQDRVPPFDSELAIAQIQKSLGAHPDDLFATFDRAPIASASIAQVHFATLKDGTEVAVKVLRPGMRNTIDHDIGLMHVAADWVERLWADGRRLKAKEVVAEFDKYLHDELDLMREAANASQLRRNFANSDLLMVPEMYWDYCSSSVIVMERMHGIPIGQTARLLEEGVDLGKLSRDGVEIFFTQVFRDGFFHADMHPGNILVSTAPATFGRYIALDFGIVGTLTDFDKDYLSQNFLAFFQRDYKRVAEAHIESGWAPKETRVDELEAAVRACCEPIFDRPLKDISFGQVLLRLFQTSRRFNVEVQPQLVLLQKTLLNVEGLGRQLDPDLDLWKTAKPYLERWMNEQIGWRGFVQQLKIEVPRYSRLLPQLPRLAHQALTMATENNQNSQNAELLKKLVSEQRRTNMLLGVIVYFGGGLIGGIIVVQLLIHFLRF; encoded by the coding sequence ATGCTGCTGCGTTCCCTGCGTCTGTTCAAGATCGTTCGCGTCGCGATACGTTATGGCCTCGATGAAATTGCGATCTCCGGTTTCGACACGCCGCGCATCACCCGTTTTCTGAATGCGATTTTTTTCTGGCGCGATATTTCAACCCCGCGTGGCGAGCGTTTGCGCCGTGCGCTGGAAGACCTCGGCCCTATCTTCGTCAAGTTCGGGCAAGTACTGTCGACGCGTCGTGATTTGCTGCCGCTGGACATTGCCGACGAGCTGACGCGCTTGCAGGATCGCGTGCCGCCGTTCGACTCCGAACTGGCCATTGCGCAGATTCAGAAGTCGCTGGGCGCACATCCTGATGACTTGTTCGCCACTTTTGATCGCGCGCCGATCGCCTCGGCGTCAATCGCCCAGGTGCACTTCGCCACCCTGAAGGACGGCACCGAAGTTGCCGTCAAGGTGCTGCGTCCGGGTATGCGCAACACCATCGACCACGACATCGGCCTGATGCATGTCGCCGCCGACTGGGTTGAACGCCTGTGGGCTGATGGTCGCCGTCTCAAAGCCAAAGAAGTGGTTGCTGAGTTCGACAAATATCTGCACGACGAATTGGATCTGATGCGCGAAGCAGCCAACGCCAGTCAGCTGCGGCGCAACTTCGCCAACTCCGATTTGCTGATGGTGCCGGAGATGTATTGGGATTACTGCTCTTCGTCCGTGATCGTGATGGAGCGCATGCACGGTATCCCGATCGGGCAGACGGCGCGCTTGCTGGAAGAGGGCGTCGATCTGGGCAAGCTGTCGCGCGACGGTGTAGAGATTTTCTTCACGCAGGTGTTCCGCGACGGATTCTTCCACGCCGACATGCATCCGGGGAACATCCTGGTGTCGACCGCTCCGGCCACGTTCGGCCGCTACATCGCTCTGGATTTCGGCATCGTTGGTACGCTGACCGACTTCGACAAGGATTATCTGTCGCAGAATTTCCTGGCGTTCTTCCAGCGGGATTACAAACGCGTGGCTGAAGCGCATATCGAGTCCGGCTGGGCGCCGAAAGAAACGCGCGTCGACGAACTTGAGGCTGCCGTGCGCGCCTGTTGCGAACCGATCTTCGATCGCCCGCTGAAAGACATCTCGTTCGGCCAGGTGCTGTTGCGCTTGTTCCAAACCTCGCGCCGTTTCAACGTCGAAGTGCAGCCGCAACTGGTGCTGCTGCAAAAGACCTTGCTCAACGTCGAAGGCCTCGGCCGTCAGCTCGATCCGGATCTCGATTTGTGGAAGACCGCCAAGCCCTATCTGGAACGCTGGATGAACGAGCAGATCGGCTGGCGAGGGTTTGTGCAGCAGCTGAAAATCGAGGTGCCGCGTTACAGCAGGTTGTTGCCGCAATTGCCACGGCTGGCGCATCAGGCGCTGACGATGGCAACGGAAAACAATCAGAATTCGCAGAACGCCGAGTTGCTCAAGAAGCTGGTGAGCGAGCAGCGCCGTACCAACATGTTGTTGGGCGTGATCGTCTATTTTGGCGGTGGTTTGATCGGCGGCATCATTGTCGTGCAGTTGCTGATCCATTTCCTGCGGTTTTAA
- the trpC gene encoding indole-3-glycerol phosphate synthase TrpC: MSDILNKILDVKADEVKAAKKHRDLASLRRDVESDTEARAQLRGFEASMRGKIAAGHAGIIAEVKKASPSKGVIRPDFKPAEIAVSYATHGAACLSVLTDVQFFQGAPEYLKQARAACALPVLRKDFMMDLYQVYEARSWGADAILLIVAALDHGLMVELEACAHELGMSVLVEVHDGVELDAALKLKTALLGINNRNLRTFETTLDTTLNLLPRIPSEKLVVTESAIATPEDVKRMREANVNAFLVGEAFMRAPEPGVELARLFA; the protein is encoded by the coding sequence ATGTCTGACATCCTCAACAAGATCCTCGACGTCAAAGCTGACGAAGTGAAAGCGGCGAAGAAACACCGCGACCTCGCCAGCCTGCGTCGCGACGTTGAATCCGATACCGAGGCGCGCGCGCAATTGCGTGGCTTCGAAGCCAGCATGCGTGGCAAGATCGCCGCGGGTCATGCCGGCATCATCGCCGAAGTCAAAAAAGCCTCGCCTTCCAAGGGTGTGATCCGCCCTGATTTCAAGCCGGCCGAGATCGCTGTCAGCTACGCCACCCACGGTGCGGCATGCCTGTCGGTGCTGACCGACGTGCAATTCTTCCAGGGCGCGCCGGAATACCTCAAGCAGGCGCGGGCCGCCTGTGCTCTGCCGGTGCTGCGCAAGGATTTCATGATGGACCTGTATCAGGTCTACGAAGCGCGCTCGTGGGGTGCCGACGCCATCCTGCTGATTGTCGCCGCGCTCGATCACGGCCTGATGGTTGAACTCGAAGCGTGCGCGCACGAACTAGGTATGAGCGTGCTGGTAGAAGTGCATGACGGCGTCGAACTCGACGCGGCGCTGAAACTGAAGACCGCGCTGCTGGGCATCAACAACCGCAACCTGCGCACCTTCGAAACCACGCTGGACACCACGCTGAACCTGCTGCCGCGCATTCCTTCGGAAAAGCTGGTCGTCACCGAATCGGCCATCGCCACGCCGGAAGACGTCAAGCGCATGCGTGAAGCCAACGTCAACGCCTTCCTGGTCGGCGAAGCCTTCATGCGCGCGCCGGAACCGGGTGTCGAACTGGCGCGCTTGTTTGCCTGA
- a CDS encoding phosphoglycolate phosphatase, with the protein MLDNIKAAIIDLDGTMLDTAPDFHVAVNRMRADLGLGPLAMQTIVNFVGKGSENLMRRVLAVDYDEDGVEQRFEEALASYQEHYLAINGDYATLYPNVIEGLQALKAKGLRLACVTNKPIAFALPLMDKKGLYPYFDVIYGGDSLPKKKPDPLPLLQVCADFSLQPAQVVAIGDSSNDAQAARAAGCRVLNVPYGYNHGEPIHNVDSDGIVPTLLDAAHQIS; encoded by the coding sequence ATGCTCGACAACATCAAAGCCGCCATCATCGACCTCGACGGCACCATGCTCGACACTGCGCCGGATTTTCACGTCGCAGTGAACCGCATGCGCGCCGACCTGGGCCTGGGGCCGCTGGCGATGCAAACCATCGTCAATTTTGTCGGCAAGGGATCGGAAAACCTGATGCGCCGCGTGCTGGCCGTCGATTACGATGAAGACGGCGTAGAACAGCGCTTCGAAGAAGCCCTCGCCTCCTATCAGGAACATTACCTCGCCATCAACGGCGATTACGCCACGCTCTATCCGAACGTGATCGAAGGCCTGCAGGCGCTCAAGGCCAAGGGCCTGCGTCTGGCCTGCGTAACCAACAAGCCGATCGCCTTCGCCTTGCCGCTGATGGATAAAAAGGGCCTGTATCCGTATTTTGATGTGATCTACGGCGGTGATTCCTTGCCGAAAAAGAAACCGGATCCCTTGCCTTTGCTGCAGGTTTGCGCAGATTTTTCTCTGCAACCGGCGCAAGTGGTCGCCATCGGCGATTCGTCCAACGACGCGCAAGCCGCACGGGCTGCGGGTTGCCGCGTGCTCAACGTGCCGTATGGCTATAACCACGGCGAACCTATACACAATGTCGATTCCGATGGTATAGTTCCAACGCTGCTGGATGCAGCGCACCAAATTTCTTAA
- a CDS encoding aminodeoxychorismate/anthranilate synthase component II — translation MLLMIDNYDSFTYNIVQYFGELGEEVLTIRNDEITLDEIEKLNPERICLSPGPCSPKEAGICIDLLKHFSGKLPILGVCLGHQAIGEAFGGKVVRAKQVMHGKTSKIAHTGVGVFKDIPSPYTVIRYHSLAIERASLPDCLEVTAWTDDGEIMGVRHKEFDLQGVQFHPESILSEHGHALLKNFLTGTARS, via the coding sequence ATGCTGCTGATGATCGACAACTACGATTCCTTCACCTACAACATCGTCCAGTATTTTGGCGAGCTCGGTGAAGAAGTGCTGACCATCCGCAACGATGAGATCACACTCGATGAAATCGAAAAACTGAATCCCGAACGCATCTGCCTGTCGCCAGGTCCATGCAGCCCGAAAGAAGCCGGCATCTGCATCGACTTGCTCAAACATTTCTCAGGCAAGCTGCCGATTCTCGGCGTCTGTCTCGGCCATCAGGCCATCGGCGAAGCCTTCGGCGGCAAGGTCGTACGTGCCAAGCAAGTCATGCACGGCAAGACATCGAAGATCGCCCATACCGGCGTCGGCGTCTTCAAGGATATCCCGAGCCCTTACACCGTGATCCGTTATCACTCGCTGGCCATCGAACGCGCCTCGCTGCCCGATTGCCTCGAAGTCACCGCATGGACCGACGATGGTGAAATCATGGGCGTGCGCCACAAGGAATTCGATTTGCAGGGTGTGCAATTTCACCCTGAATCGATCCTGTCCGAACACGGCCACGCCTTGCTGAAAAATTTCCTGACCGGCACAGCACGCTCTTAA
- a CDS encoding 3-oxoacyl-ACP reductase family protein: MTANTNTNLTLSNKVAFVQGGSRGIGAAIVKRLVREGATVAFTYVSSPDKAQALVTEIEAKGGRALAIQADSSDTTALQQAIRIAAETFGRLDILVNNAGVLAMGPVEEFKLEDLDRTLAVNVRSVFVATQEAVRFMGEGGRIITIGSTNADRMPFAGGAVYAMSKSAIVGLTKGLSRDLGPRGITVNNVQPGPVDTDMNPANGDFAETLKGLMALPRYGKDEEIASFVAYLAGPEAGYITGASLTIDGGFSA, from the coding sequence ATGACTGCAAACACCAACACCAATCTGACCCTGTCCAACAAAGTTGCCTTCGTGCAAGGCGGTTCGCGCGGCATCGGCGCCGCCATCGTCAAGCGTCTGGTGCGCGAAGGCGCCACCGTTGCCTTCACTTATGTCAGCTCGCCTGACAAGGCGCAGGCACTGGTCACCGAAATTGAAGCCAAGGGCGGCCGTGCCCTGGCGATCCAGGCTGACAGCTCGGACACCACAGCACTGCAGCAAGCGATTCGCATCGCCGCTGAAACCTTCGGCCGTCTCGACATCCTGGTCAACAACGCCGGCGTGCTGGCCATGGGCCCTGTAGAAGAGTTCAAGCTGGAAGATCTGGACCGCACACTGGCGGTGAACGTGCGCAGCGTGTTCGTGGCAACTCAGGAAGCCGTACGTTTCATGGGCGAAGGCGGCCGCATCATCACCATCGGCAGCACTAACGCAGATCGCATGCCGTTTGCCGGTGGCGCTGTGTACGCCATGAGCAAGTCGGCCATCGTCGGCCTGACCAAGGGTTTATCGCGCGACCTCGGTCCACGTGGCATCACCGTCAATAACGTGCAGCCTGGTCCGGTCGACACCGACATGAACCCAGCCAACGGCGATTTCGCTGAAACACTGAAGGGTTTGATGGCATTGCCACGTTACGGCAAGGACGAAGAAATCGCCAGCTTCGTGGCGTATCTGGCTGGTCCTGAAGCGGGCTATATCACTGGCGCCAGCCTGACGATTGATGGCGGCTTCTCGGCTTAA
- the trpE gene encoding anthranilate synthase component I — translation MTELEFKSLASQGYNRIPLIAEAFADLETPLTLYLKLAQTQNAGKNTFLLESVVGGERFGRYSFIGLPATTKLRSFGNKIEVLKNDKVVESLEGNALEFIAEFQSRYKVAIRPGMPRFCGGLAGYFGYDAVRYIEKRLADSAPKDDLGLPDIQLLVTEELAVIDNLSGKLYLIVYTDPSQPEAFSKGRQRLKDLRAMLRRGADAPVTSGSVRTETIREFPKDEYLKAVAKAKEYVMAGDLMQVQIGQRLKKSYVDSPLMLYRALRSLNPSPYMYYYNFGDMQIVGASPEILVRNETIGQTSDGQAQKKITIRPLAGTRPRGSTPERDAQLATELLADPKEIAEHVMLIDLARNDIGRIATTGSVKVTDQMVIEKYSHVQHIVSNVEGLLKPGLSNLDVLKATFPAGTLSGAPKVRAMEIIDELEPTKRGIYGGACGYLSFGGEMDVAIAIRTGVIKDGTLYVQAAAGIVADSVPEMEWEETENKARAVLRAAEQVQDGLDGEI, via the coding sequence ATGACCGAACTCGAATTCAAATCGCTGGCCTCGCAAGGCTATAACCGCATTCCCTTGATCGCCGAAGCTTTCGCCGATCTGGAAACCCCGCTGACCCTGTACCTCAAACTGGCGCAAACCCAGAACGCCGGCAAGAATACTTTCCTGCTGGAATCAGTCGTCGGCGGCGAACGCTTCGGCCGCTATTCCTTCATCGGTCTGCCGGCCACGACCAAGCTGCGCAGCTTCGGCAACAAGATTGAAGTCCTGAAAAACGACAAGGTCGTCGAATCGCTCGAAGGCAACGCGCTCGAATTCATCGCCGAATTCCAGTCGCGCTACAAAGTCGCGATCCGCCCCGGCATGCCGCGCTTCTGCGGTGGCCTGGCCGGCTACTTTGGCTACGACGCCGTGCGCTATATCGAAAAGCGCCTGGCCGACAGCGCGCCGAAAGACGACCTCGGCCTGCCCGACATCCAGTTACTCGTTACCGAAGAACTGGCCGTCATTGACAATCTCTCCGGCAAGCTCTACCTCATCGTCTACACCGATCCGTCACAACCGGAAGCCTTTAGCAAAGGCCGCCAACGCCTCAAGGACCTGCGCGCCATGCTGCGCCGCGGTGCCGATGCGCCGGTCACGAGCGGCTCGGTGCGTACCGAAACGATTCGCGAATTCCCCAAGGACGAATACCTGAAGGCCGTTGCCAAAGCCAAGGAATACGTCATGGCCGGCGACCTGATGCAAGTGCAGATCGGCCAGCGCCTGAAGAAGTCCTACGTCGATTCGCCGCTGATGCTGTACCGCGCGCTACGTTCGCTGAACCCGTCGCCGTATATGTACTACTACAACTTCGGCGATATGCAGATCGTCGGCGCCTCGCCGGAAATCCTGGTGCGCAACGAAACTATCGGCCAAACCTCCGACGGCCAGGCGCAAAAGAAGATCACCATCCGTCCGCTGGCCGGCACCCGCCCACGCGGCTCGACGCCGGAACGCGATGCACAACTGGCCACTGAACTGCTGGCCGATCCGAAAGAAATCGCCGAACACGTCATGCTGATCGATCTGGCGCGCAACGACATCGGCCGCATCGCCACTACCGGCAGCGTCAAGGTCACCGACCAGATGGTCATCGAAAAATATTCCCACGTGCAGCACATCGTCTCCAATGTCGAAGGCTTGCTCAAACCCGGCTTGTCGAATCTGGACGTGCTGAAAGCCACCTTCCCCGCCGGCACGCTGTCGGGTGCGCCGAAAGTGCGCGCGATGGAAATCATCGACGAACTCGAACCAACCAAGCGCGGCATCTACGGCGGTGCCTGCGGCTACTTGTCGTTCGGCGGAGAGATGGATGTCGCGATCGCGATTCGCACCGGCGTCATCAAGGACGGCACGCTGTACGTGCAGGCCGCCGCCGGCATCGTTGCCGACTCGGTACCAGAAATGGAATGGGAAGAAACCGAAAACAAGGCGCGGGCGGTGCTGCGCGCTGCCGAACAAGTGCAAGACGGACTGGATGGAGAAATCTAA
- a CDS encoding SCP2 domain-containing protein, with the protein MRPVAAVINHLLAQEPWAQARLVAHRDKTACIDAGLAQLMLTVTGDGFLKNADENAVPAVTIHVKLSDVPLILANRERAVSYVKIEGDADFANAISQLSQSLRWDAEEDLSKVVGDIAATRIVSGARSAFSAAQTTQKQLAENVAEYFLEEQPMLIRPHVMTEFSGDVVKLRDDLERLSKRIEKLERR; encoded by the coding sequence ATTTGCTTGCTCAGGAACCGTGGGCGCAAGCCCGGCTGGTCGCGCATCGCGACAAGACTGCTTGCATCGACGCCGGTCTGGCGCAACTGATGCTGACCGTGACCGGCGATGGCTTTCTCAAGAACGCGGATGAAAACGCCGTACCGGCCGTAACGATCCATGTGAAATTGTCCGACGTGCCACTGATTCTTGCCAACCGCGAGCGCGCCGTTTCTTACGTGAAGATCGAAGGCGATGCTGATTTCGCCAACGCCATTTCCCAACTGAGCCAGTCGCTGCGTTGGGATGCCGAAGAAGATCTCAGCAAGGTGGTCGGCGACATCGCGGCCACGCGCATCGTGTCCGGCGCCAGGTCGGCATTCTCCGCTGCGCAAACTACGCAAAAACAACTCGCCGAAAATGTCGCCGAATACTTTCTGGAAGAACAGCCGATGCTGATACGTCCTCACGTCATGACCGAATTTTCCGGTGACGTCGTCAAACTGCGCGATGACCTCGAACGCCTGTCCAAGCGGATAGAGAAGCTGGAGCGTCGCTGA